Part of the Janibacter endophyticus genome is shown below.
GATGGGCCTGGCGCGTCCCTCCGACGCCGAGTCGGTGATGAAGGACGCGAAGGTGGTCCGGGCGACGACCGTGTCGGTCCCCTCGTGGGAGCTCGAGACGGTGGCGACCGGCAGCGGTGAGACCGCCGACCCGGCGAGCTACGACCTGTGGCAGGCGAAGCGCTCCGGCAACGGCAGCGCGAGCATCACCGTCACGCAGGACGCCGCCCCGCAGACCCTCGTCGTCGCCGCCGAGGAGGGGCAGGAGATCGAGTCCGTGACGATGACGGTGCGCGACAGTGGGTGGTTCACCCGCGCGGTCGTGCTCACGATCATCGGGCTCGTGCTCCTCGCCGCCGCGGCCTACCTCGTCCTCCGGTCGCGCTCCTCCGTCACCGACGAGGGCGGGGCCGAGCCTGACGAGACGTCGACCGACGAGATCGCGGCCGACGAGACCGAGCCGGCCCAGACCGAGCCGACCGAGGGGAGCACCCGATGAGCACCCGACGCACCCGACTCGTGGCCCTCGTGGCAGCCCTCCCGGTGGCCCTGGCCGGCTGTGCATCCGTGGCCGGCGTCCACGACGCACCCAGCGAGGTCCCTGATGGTCCCTCGATCAGCCAGACCGCGGGCGCCGAGGTGACCCAGCGCGTCCTCTCCGAGACCGCGGTCGCCCTCGACCTCACCGGCAAGCAGGCCGACGCCAGCCGCAAGGCGGTCCTCACCGGACCGGCGCTCGCCGCCGCCGAGGCGCGCGAGCGGGTCAGTCGGGGCGACGACGGGCCGGGCTCGCTGGCCCCCAAGGCCGAGGCCCGGGTCCTGGCCGTCAGCCGGGGGACCGGGTGGCCGCGCTCCATCCTGGCCACCTCTCGGCAGGGGGAGGAGCAGCTGCTCCACGTCCTCGTCGCGGAGGGGCCGACCTCGCCCTACCGGCTCTTCGCCACCGTGCCCATGGCCGCGGGCGCGAGCATCCCCGCCTTCGCCGACCCGCAGGACGGCGTCGCCGTCAAGCCCCCCAAGGCGGTCACCGAGAAGGACCTCAAGGTCGTGCAGACCTGGGCCCAGGCCGTCGCCCACCCGGCACCCAAGAAGCAGCCCGGCGGGATCGCCCTCGACGACACCTTCTCCTCCGCGCTGCGCGACAACGCCGCGGCCCAGCAGAAGTCGCTCGGCAAGCTCGCGACGTACAAGGTCGCGCACGCCGTCGGCAAGGACGGCATCGTCTTCTCGCTCGCCGACGGCGGGACCCTGACGATCGCCGGCCTGACCCGCAAGGACACCGTCACCGCGACCAACCGCGCCAAGGAGCTGCGGATGCCCTCCGAGATCGCCAAGGTCCTCGGCAAGGACAAGATCACCGAGGAGCTCACCGTCTCCCACCTGGAGACCGTCGCCATCGTCACGCCCGGCGACGGCAAGAGCAGCGTCGTCGCCGCGTCCGAGCAGCTCGCGGACGCGAAGGGCAGCTGAGCACGAGCCGCCGCCCATCTGGGAGGATCGAGGCATGACCGAACCGTTCTCCTCGCTCCGTGGCGCCGTCGACCTCGGTGCCCTCGGCTCGTCCCGACCCGGCCCCTCGACGCCGGCCGCCCCGCCCGCCGCCGACGGGACCGTCGGCCCCGGTGGGCCGGACGGCGACCCCGGCGGTGACCCCTTCGCCTCCCCGGTCGTCGTCGTCGGTGACGATGCGAGCTTCAACACCCTCGTCCAGCGCTCGGTGTCGGTGCCGGCCGTTGCCGTCCTGTGGACCTCGCAGGCGCCGGAGACCCAGGCCGTCCTCGAGGCTGTCGTCGCGGTCGCCGAGCGGCGCGAGGGCCGGCTGCAGGTGGTCGCCATCGACGTCGCGACCAACCCAGGGATCGCTCAGGCGATCCAGCCCCCGCAGCTGCCGGTCTCGCTCGGTCTGCTCAAGGGGCAGGCGATCCCGCTCTTCCAGGGGCTGCCCGCGCAGCCGGACCTCGAGCGCGTCCTCGACGAGCTGCTCTCCGTCGCCGTCCAGCAGGGTGTCACCGGCCGCATCGAGCTGCCGGGCTCGCAGGGCGATCAGGCAGACGAGCTCTCGCCGCTGCACGAGGAGGCCTACGCCGCGATCGAGCGTGGCGACCTCGATGCCGCCGCGTCCGCCTACGAGCGGGCGCTCGCCGAGAACCCCGCGGACGAGGACGCCCGGCTCGGGCTCGCCCAGGTCTCGCTCATGGCACGCACCCAGGGCGTCGACCTCCAGGAGGCGCGCGCTGCCGCGGCCGCGAACCCGACCGACGTCGATGCCGCGATCATGGTCGCCGACCTCGACGTCCTCGGCGGGCATGTCGAGGACGCCTTCACCCGGCTCATCGACGTGGTCCGCGCGACGGCAGGGGAGGAGCGTGACCGGGTCAAGGCGCACCTGCTCGACCTCTTCGCCGTCGTCGGCAACCAGGACGAGCGCGTCCGGCGCGGTCGTACCTCGCTCATGAGCGCCCTCTTCTGAGCGGTACCCCCCACGGATCGACGAAGGCTCGTCACCTCGAGGTGACGAGCCCTCGTCGACCCGGGCGAAGGGGGATCGCCGGTCAGTCCTCCTCGGCCACCTCGGTCTCGCTCACCGTGGACGCGACCACGTCGCTCTCGACCGCCTCCACGGGGCGCAGGTAGACCGCGCTGAGGCGCGAGACCCTCAGCTCGACCGAGTGCGGCTGGCCCTGCCACGGCACGTCCTCGGCGGTGAGCACGAGGCCGCCCTGGCTCGGCGAGCTGTGCGCGTCGAACCCGGAGGTGTCGACGACGACCTCCCACTCACCACCGCGCGGCAGGCCGATGCGCAGCGGGTCACGGTCGGCGCCGCCGAAGTTCACCACGACGGCGACGACCGGGTCGCTCGAGCGGTCGTGACCGCCGAAGCGCAGGAAGGACAGCGTGTTGCCGGCGTTGTCGTCGGCGTCCAGCCACTCGAAGCCTGCCGGCTCGGTGTCGAGCGCCCACATCGCCCCGTCGTGCGTGTAGACCGCGTTGAGCTCCTTGACGAGAGCGTGCACGCGGTAGTGCGCGGGGTGGTCGAGGAGCCACCAGTCGAGCGAGCGGCCCTCGCCCCACTCGCTCGTCTGGGCGAACTCGGCGCCCATGAAGAGCAGCTGCTTGCCGGGGTGCGCCCACATGTACGCGAGGAAGGCCCGCAGCGTCGCGAGCTGGTCGTCCTGCGTGCCTGGGATCTTGTTCGGCAGCGAGCCCTTGCCGTGCACGACCTCGTCGTGGCTGATCGGCAGGAGGTAGTTCTCGCTGTACGTGTACATCATCGCGAAGGTCAGGAAGTTGTGGTGGTACTGCCGGTTGATCGGCTCCTCGTGCAGATAGCTCAGGGAGTCGTTCATCCAGCCCATGTTCCACTTCAGGCCGAAGCCGAGACCGCCCTCGCTCGTCGGCTTGGTGACACCGGGCCACGCCGTCGACTCCTCGGCGATCGTCACGATGCCGGGGACCCGCTTGTAGGCCGTCGCGTTGGTCTCCTGGAGCAGCCCGATCGCCTCGAGGTTCTCGCGGCCGCCGTGGCTGTTGGGGATCCACTCGCCGGCCTTGCGCGAGTAGTCGAGGTAGAGCATCGACGCGACACCGTCGACGCGCAGCCCGTCGACGTGGAACTCCTCGAGCCAGTACAGCGCGTTGGCGACGAGGAAGTTGCGCACCTCGAGCCGGCCGAAGTCGAAGACGTAGCTGCCCCAGTCGGGCTGCCAGCCGCGGCGCGGGTCCGGGTGCTCGTAGAGCGGCAGCCCGTCGAAGCGCACGAGCGCCCACTCGTCCGTCGCGAAGTGCCCCGGGACCCAGTCGAGGATGACGCCGATGCCCGCCTGGTGCAGGGCGTCGACGAGGTAGCGGAAGTCGTCGGGCGAGCCGAAGCGCGAGTTCGGCGCGTAGTAGCTCGTGACGTGGTAGCCCCACGACGGCGGGTACGGGTGGTCCATGACCGGCAGCAGCTCGACGTGCGTGAAGCCGAGGTCGGCGACGTAGTTCACGAGGTGCTCGGCGAGGTCGCGGTAGGTCTGCCCCTGGCGCCACGACCCGAGGTGCACCTCGTAGATGCTCATCGGCCCGGTGTGCGGGTCACGCTGTGCACGGTCGGTCATCCACGCCTGGTCACGCCACGCGTAGGTGCTCTCGGTGACGACCGAGCTCGTCGCGGGCGCGATCTCGGCGCGCCGGGCCATCGGGTCGGCCTTGTGCCGCAGCACGTCGTCGGCGCCGCGGATCGCGAACTTGTACAGCGCGTCCGCGCCGACCCCGGGCACGAAGAGCTCCCAGATGCCCGAGGTGCCGAGCAGGCGCATCGGGTGGCTGCTCTCGTGCCAGCCGTTGAAGTCGCCGATGACGCTCACGGCCTTGGCCCGCGGCGCCCACACCGCGAAGGAGACGCCCGTGACCTCGCCCATCGGGCCGGGGTAGCGGCGCACGTGCGCGCCGAGGACGGTCCACAGCTCCTCGTGACGGCCCTCGTTGACGAGGTGCCGGTCGAGCTCGCCGAGCGTCGGCGCAAAGCGGTAGGGGTCGTCCTGCTCGACCTCGACGCCGTCCCACGTCGTGAGGATGCGGTAGTCCATCGTCGTCGTCGCGCCGGGGCGGGTGCCGGCGAAGATGCCGTGCTCCTCGTGCTCGAGCTCGATGGTCTCGCCGTCCTCGAAGC
Proteins encoded:
- a CDS encoding co-chaperone YbbN — translated: MTEPFSSLRGAVDLGALGSSRPGPSTPAAPPAADGTVGPGGPDGDPGGDPFASPVVVVGDDASFNTLVQRSVSVPAVAVLWTSQAPETQAVLEAVVAVAERREGRLQVVAIDVATNPGIAQAIQPPQLPVSLGLLKGQAIPLFQGLPAQPDLERVLDELLSVAVQQGVTGRIELPGSQGDQADELSPLHEEAYAAIERGDLDAAASAYERALAENPADEDARLGLAQVSLMARTQGVDLQEARAAAAANPTDVDAAIMVADLDVLGGHVEDAFTRLIDVVRATAGEERDRVKAHLLDLFAVVGNQDERVRRGRTSLMSALF
- the glgB gene encoding 1,4-alpha-glucan branching protein GlgB, with translation MTPIPEQSLPGALWALAHGRHSQPHDVLGQHLVADGLRVRVMRPLAERVRVRFEDGETIELEHEEHGIFAGTRPGATTTMDYRILTTWDGVEVEQDDPYRFAPTLGELDRHLVNEGRHEELWTVLGAHVRRYPGPMGEVTGVSFAVWAPRAKAVSVIGDFNGWHESSHPMRLLGTSGIWELFVPGVGADALYKFAIRGADDVLRHKADPMARRAEIAPATSSVVTESTYAWRDQAWMTDRAQRDPHTGPMSIYEVHLGSWRQGQTYRDLAEHLVNYVADLGFTHVELLPVMDHPYPPSWGYHVTSYYAPNSRFGSPDDFRYLVDALHQAGIGVILDWVPGHFATDEWALVRFDGLPLYEHPDPRRGWQPDWGSYVFDFGRLEVRNFLVANALYWLEEFHVDGLRVDGVASMLYLDYSRKAGEWIPNSHGGRENLEAIGLLQETNATAYKRVPGIVTIAEESTAWPGVTKPTSEGGLGFGLKWNMGWMNDSLSYLHEEPINRQYHHNFLTFAMMYTYSENYLLPISHDEVVHGKGSLPNKIPGTQDDQLATLRAFLAYMWAHPGKQLLFMGAEFAQTSEWGEGRSLDWWLLDHPAHYRVHALVKELNAVYTHDGAMWALDTEPAGFEWLDADDNAGNTLSFLRFGGHDRSSDPVVAVVVNFGGADRDPLRIGLPRGGEWEVVVDTSGFDAHSSPSQGGLVLTAEDVPWQGQPHSVELRVSRLSAVYLRPVEAVESDVVASTVSETEVAEED